A region of Esox lucius isolate fEsoLuc1 chromosome 3, fEsoLuc1.pri, whole genome shotgun sequence DNA encodes the following proteins:
- the LOC105028925 gene encoding profilin-2-like isoform X1, whose translation MSWQSYVDNLMADGSCQDSAIVGYTDAKYVWAAHAGGTFNNITPQEIDVIIGKDRTSFFTNGMTLGSKKCSVIRDSLHSEGDWTMDIRTKSQGGEPTYNISVGKAGKDFLPTWRSKHERLFSVPPVIFTSRRLHGHSICNSTGTNLQSASSYNVFPSAGIVQCNQSTSLHNHVILFLASFLFHRTNCYAKW comes from the exons ATGTCTTGGCAAAGCTACGTGGATAACCTGATGGCCGATGGCAGCTGTCAGGATTCCGCCATTGTTGGGTATACGGACGCGAAATATGTTTGGGCAGCACATGCGGGTGGTACTTTTAACAACATAACG CCTCAAGAAATTGATGTCATCATTGGGAAGGACAGGACAAGCTTTTTCACCAACGGCATGACCTTGGGTTCAAAGAAGTGCTCGGTCATCAGGGACAGCCTCCACAGTGAAGGGGACTGGACAATGGACATCCGGACAAAGAGCCAAGGCGGAGAGCCAACATACAACATCAGCGTAGGCAAAGCTGGCAAAG ATTTCCTCCCAACATGGAGGTCCAAACACGAACGACTCTTCTCTG TTCCTCCTGTGATCTTCACATCTCGACGTCTCCATGGACATTCCATCTGCAATAGCACCGGCACCAACCTTCAGTCTGCCAGCTCCTACAATGTGTTTCCATCTGCCGGCATTGTGCAGTGTAATCAATCCACCTCCCTTCATAaccatgttattttatttttggcaaGTTTTCTTTTCCATAGGACCAATTGTTACGCTAAATGGTGA
- the LOC105028925 gene encoding profilin-2-like isoform X3: MSWQSYVDNLMADGSCQDSAIVGYTDAKYVWAAHAGGTFNNITPQEIDVIIGKDRTSFFTNGMTLGSKKCSVIRDSLHSEGDWTMDIRTKSQGGEPTYNISVGKAGKVLVLVMGKEGVHGGGLNKKAYSMAKYLRDSGF, translated from the exons ATGTCTTGGCAAAGCTACGTGGATAACCTGATGGCCGATGGCAGCTGTCAGGATTCCGCCATTGTTGGGTATACGGACGCGAAATATGTTTGGGCAGCACATGCGGGTGGTACTTTTAACAACATAACG CCTCAAGAAATTGATGTCATCATTGGGAAGGACAGGACAAGCTTTTTCACCAACGGCATGACCTTGGGTTCAAAGAAGTGCTCGGTCATCAGGGACAGCCTCCACAGTGAAGGGGACTGGACAATGGACATCCGGACAAAGAGCCAAGGCGGAGAGCCAACATACAACATCAGCGTAGGCAAAGCTGGCAAAG tCTTGGTTCTTGTAATGGGCAAAGAAGGTGTCCATGGAGGCGGCTTGAATAAGAAGGCGTACTCTATGGCCAAATACTTGAGGGATTCAGGGTTCTAG
- the LOC105028925 gene encoding profilin-2-like isoform X2 has product MSWQSYVDNLMADGSCQDSAIVGYTDAKYVWAAHAGGTFNNITPQEIDVIIGKDRTSFFTNGMTLGSKKCSVIRDSLHSEGDWTMDIRTKSQGGEPTYNISVGKAGKALVFVMGKEGVHGGQLNKKAFTMAEYLRKSGS; this is encoded by the exons ATGTCTTGGCAAAGCTACGTGGATAACCTGATGGCCGATGGCAGCTGTCAGGATTCCGCCATTGTTGGGTATACGGACGCGAAATATGTTTGGGCAGCACATGCGGGTGGTACTTTTAACAACATAACG CCTCAAGAAATTGATGTCATCATTGGGAAGGACAGGACAAGCTTTTTCACCAACGGCATGACCTTGGGTTCAAAGAAGTGCTCGGTCATCAGGGACAGCCTCCACAGTGAAGGGGACTGGACAATGGACATCCGGACAAAGAGCCAAGGCGGAGAGCCAACATACAACATCAGCGTAGGCAAAGCTGGCAAAG CATTGGTTTTTGTCATGGGAAAAGAAGGGGTCCATGGCGGACAGCTCAACAAGAAAGCGTTTACCATGGCAGAGTACCTGAGGAAGTCTGGATCTTAA